The following are encoded together in the Hydractinia symbiolongicarpus strain clone_291-10 chromosome 14, HSymV2.1, whole genome shotgun sequence genome:
- the LOC130626138 gene encoding uncharacterized protein LOC130626138: MHILHKLLILLDMDYFCYDVSTDWKILENNNTIAETPLQRVSYNILTTQEGSRGIEAAECICIIDIYDCNLKHLTLEGMSRATQELLLVSTCCITQSNMPISSTGQIIRELLSEYLIENRLTRVASPNPEEQCTVDPVSEDKIILNVNSLSWRYKEMMKAIECIDGPQAPSTATNVHEIVLKNLYPPKRVNNVKCAYLSNTTCEVSWRNEGYIYTVKKQKNNSSLWKNIARNITSAKYKMEDVIIDENYKFCVVASNQVGQSDHSIVSYCHRPLFAEGEEDDEDENITFEDIEELIFSDDIREMNHLLASHPKIVIMRDNFERTPLMSMVRRSDNTAMVELLIGFGSDVWAEDAGKSNSYHLASWSSHHKVLKMLCMYDSSNINRGDLENRTPLHWAALCGSLQCVDVLLRLHDVDTTIRDADRRTASDVAGMWRKKHNRQKIRKMITEYEEAKK; this comes from the exons ATGCACATACTCCACAAGCTGCTTATTTTATTAGACATGGATTATTTTTGTTATGACGTGTCAACAGATTGGAAGATTTTAGAAAATAATAACACAATAGCTGAAACCCCTCTACAGCGTGTCAGCTACAATATACTCACTACACAGGAGGGAAGTCGTGGTATTGAAGCAGCTGAATGCATCTGCATTATTGATATCTACGACtgcaatttaaaacatttaacgtTGGAAGGTATGTCAAGAGCGACGCAAGAATTGCTTCTTGTTTCAACATGCTGCATTACGCAATCAAATATGCCAATATCATCAACTGGGCAAATTATTCGGGAACTATTGTCTGAATATCTCATAGAAAACCGTTTAACACGAGTTGCCAGTCCAAACCCGGAAGAACAATGCACAGTAGATCCAGTAAGTGaagataaaataattttaaacgtGAACTCTTTATCTTGGCGTTATAAAGAAATGATGAAGGCTATTGAATGTATAGATGGTCCTCAAGCACCATCCACAGCTACAAACGTGCACGAAATCGTACTGAAAAA tcttTATCCTCCTAAAAGAGTCAACAATGTGAAGTGTGCGTATTTATCAAACACAACATGTGAAGTAAGCTGGAGAAATGAAGGCTACATTTATacagttaaaaaacaaaaaaacaacagttCCCTTTGGAAGAATATTGCAAGAAATATAACCTCTGCCAAATATAAAATGGAGGATGTAATAATTGATGAAAACTACAAATTTTGTGTTGTTGCTAGTAATCAAGTTGGTCAATCTGATCACAGCATTGTGTCTTATTGCCACAG gccTTTATTTGCGGAAGGAGAAGAAGATGATGAAGATGAAAATATCACTTTTGAAG ATATCGAAGAACTGATTTTCAGTGACGATATACGTGAAATGAACCATCTCCTTGCATCTCACCCCAAGATTGTCATTATGAGAGATAACTTCGAACGCACCCCATTGATGTCAATGGTACGTCGCAGCGACAATACAGCAATGGTGGAACTGTTGATCGGATTCGGAAGCGATGTTTGGGCAGAAGATGCAGGGAAAAGTAACAGCTATCATCTGGCATCATGGAGCAGTCATCATAAAGTGCTGAAAATGTTATGCATGTATGATTCATCAAACATCAACCGCGGAGACCTTGAAAATCGCACGCCGTTACATTGGGCGGCATTGTGTGGTAGCTTACAGTGCGTTGATGTGTTGTTACGTCTCCATGATGTTGATACCACTATTAGAGATGCAGATAGACGAACTGCTTCTGATGTTGCTGGAATGTGGAGAAAGAAACATAATCGTCAGAAGATTAGGAAAATGATTACAGAATATGAG